Part of the Arachis hypogaea cultivar Tifrunner chromosome 6, arahy.Tifrunner.gnm2.J5K5, whole genome shotgun sequence genome, AAGGAAAGGCTGATTCACTGATAAAACAAAAAATGGGCTGATtcattaatcaataaaatatttgcaGTGTCAAAGAGAGAGTGCCCAACTTTTCAGTCATTAATTTTTGCCCAAAAAATAAGTTCTATTCGACCATTTTCATATCAGATCGGGgataagtttaattttgatatattgatattataaatattttatacaattatataattatatttattttcttttaatgaacATTCATATgatcaatataaaataaaaggagGATACTCTCATAAAGTTACAGAAAATGTCTTTTTGTAAAGATGTATACGTGTTGTTATATTATTGGACGTTTTAAGTGaactgatttttttaaaattttttaactaaccAAAATAAAACCgatcttttataataataaatcaatATTCTAAAAATCGATCAAATTGACCGGTCTAACCAGTTCAACCATGAACCGGCGTGAAAAATAGTTCGGTCCACTTTTTAAACCCACCCCTTTCCCCTAACACCCACCCATTCCCCCTAGCACCCACCCCACCCCCCAATTCGTGAATTCATATCACTATCCACTCTAAACTCAAGGTCAAACTCACCCTACCAAAACCCTAAGTTCTCCCTGCAACAGTTCTACTGCGGTGCCGCCGCTATCCGTGCTATCGGCACCTCTACTTCCTCTCTTGTAGTTCGGCGTCCTCCTTTCCCCTGTCCTCATTCTCCCTGACTTCTCTTGAACTTGGAGCAGCGCGTTGCTGTGTCGCCACTCGCTGTCGTCTCGTCGGGCGCCGTCCATGTCTCCGTCGAAGGTTAGCAGCACTGCCTTCACTTCTTCggttcttctcttccttttatgcCCTGTTGTTGATTTTTGAATGTGAAACTGTGAATGGATTaatggaaaatcaaataattgattttgtgttgttgctCTTTTTTAATTCctgaaatttttgttgaaattttcttgctgctgctaaaaatagaaatcaaatcattattaaaatttttgtttagctTTATTGATTTAAGGTTTAGTGTGATTAGCGATTATTTGTTACTGTTTTGTAACGATTGTTTACTGTCATTGAATACACATCATCTATTGCTGTGAAACACCCAGCACAGCTTTCAGTAAGACCTGTCATATGAAAATGAATacacaatcaatcaacaatttcaTCTCTACTCAAAGACACTGAAAGATCAAAGTTCATACCATATCCTTGTGATAATGTAGATCCACTAGTGACCCTCATAAACTCCTCAACATGTCTAGGCAAAGGAGTAGCTCCTGATAACAAGATTCGAACTCGTCCACCTAATGCTTGTTTTGTCTACCAATTATTCAAACCAATAATGTattagatttttaattcaatCTATCATGAGTTTTCTTGCTAGTAAAGTATTGATTAAGTTTAAAACATACCTTATCAAACACAAGCTTATCAAACAAACGTGCTGCTTTGTGTTGTGGAAGACCCTTCTCTAGATTTCTCAACCTGCTGTTGTTAGAGTCAAGAGTAGTTTACATATGAATTGGTAATTAAAACAGTCAAAGAGATTAATTAGTGATAAAATATACTAGTTATATGCATAATGAAACAATGCAATTTGCAGTGCTCCTCCAGAGGAAACCTTGTTGTTTATACCTTCAATttgcaaaataaaaaaggaaagagGAGCTTAGAATGAAAAAAATACTTGTTGCTGAAGGATAATTTTTCTTGCTTAATGTTGAATACTGTTGGTAGTATTAATTTTGTTGCTGTTATTAATTTAGCTGAGTTTTTTTGTTGCCTAATTGCCATGCTATTGTTGTATCTTCCTATGTTATACTTCTAGTTTCTAATAGTTTTTGTTCAAGTTTTTCCTTATTTATGTATATTGTTTTAAGCAATTATGAAGTTGAGAGGAAGAAGTTTGGAATCAGTCCTAGAAAATAGGATGTTAGTTGTTTTGGTTGTTAATCAAGATTTGTATCTCACAAAATGATCAATAGGAGAAAGTCGTGGAAGGTCATATTTTAAGTTCTGTTATTTTGACTGAGAATTACTACATCTACATACAATATAGCCAAAGATTAGTGAGTAGTTTTTAGCTGTGGATTTCATTTCTCCCCTTTAAAAATTTTAGCAATATAAATGTAGTTAAGTATCCAACAActccccaaaaagaagaaagaagaaagaagaaagaagaaaaaaagaagttagttttaacttttaaatagTCAAGTAGCTTAGTGAAATGGTATTCGTTGAGATTGAAGTGAACTAGTAACATTGAAATTTATGAcattatgttgaattgaaaatcTTAGGTTTGTAGGTCATGAACAGGGAATAAATTTTCGGTCTTGTGCTGAATAAATTAGCACATAGATGGTTAGTTCTAGTGGCAAGGTTGTTTCTAGATTTGTTCCTTCCAATTATATTAACTTGTGATGTCATAGAACTTCCTACCAAAACTTGTCATGAAATTTGAAAATAAGCATCGAAAATAACCAAATCCTGAGTCTTGACATATCAATTAGATATGGCGCTGAAAGCTATACATATTTTGGGAtgagaacttttttttttctttttcaaataatcatTTAGTCCTTATATGAGCTTGATTTCCACAAAGGGCTATTTTGTCATAGCATATATGACCATAGAATAAGCCATGGTGAGTTTTAATGAGTTAATATGTTAAATGGTTAAActtttttaacatttatttatttaagacgGATAAAATATTAATGCATTTGGCCCAACCTCTTGGAATTTGACATGGCAAAAGGCAGTCTATGCTAGGTATGATAAATGACACAACTAAAATAtagatatgaaaaataaaaaaatttgtataaaatatgaaaagaatTGAATAGTTATATTGAGAATTATAATTTCTTTTCTATCACAAAAAGATATAATAACATTTTCTCTTGACAAAGAGAGAATACACTTCTTTCTAAATACACAATGGAATACCTCTCAAAAGGAAAAATCTCAAAGAAACTAAAATGTTTCTGTTGTTCTTGTTGAATTGAATTGatgaaaaataaaatgagaaagcTTAATTTACAGGCGAACTTATGTTAGGTAAACCATCCGTAACATGAGGTTACTAATCTTTCTCTTCTTCCGCCATCAAAATTTGATGGCTATTACTAaaatgtatttttctcttttcattgtttagttttctttttttttctctttttcataaaattagctttactagaTTTATAATCTTTCATTTAAAGctaattttagtaaattttataaATCTATATTGCTCATGTATCTAATAGACCATAATTGaaattttataaatcattattgaaatttttgtttagctttattgatttcaggtttagtgtgATCAGGGATTACTTATAATTATAACAACGAACATTAGTGAGTCACTTTCAaaggttttaattaattaatactaatagCATTTACTCGGAAAACTGTTATTTATTGCCTTTTGATTAATTCATCTCATTAGGGTGCAATGGATGTTGACTCGGAACCACTCAATTCACAAGACAATGTCGAAGATTGCATGATGACTGGTGTGAAAGAAAATGTTAACTGCACTTGTGATTGCGGTGGCACCAGTAGTAAGTGTGCGTCTGTAACAGCCGATGATATTATAAACCAGACCTTTGAAACATCGGATGCAGCTTATAAGTTGTATGTACGTTATGTGAGGTGTCTCGGGTTTGGAGTTCACAAGGGTGATACAACACGTGGAAAAGATGGAACACAGTGTAGAAGGATGTTTTTTTGTAGCAAGGAAGGAAAGAGAGCCGAAAAATACATATCTAGTTTGAGTAGGAAGAGGGAGCATAGAGCGCTGACTCGCACTGGTTGTGAAGTCATGCTTGCTGTGTATCTTGACACTAAAACTTCAACTTGGAGGGTTAAAAAATTAGTTGAGAAGCACAACCATGATCTTGGCCCATAATGCTTGGTACACCTAATTCCAAACTACCGAGGGTTGATTGAGCCACAAAAAGCTCAGGCGAATACCATGCATGATCATGGTCTTCCAATCTCTATAATAATGGGACTAATAGTAGGCCAAGCCAGTGGCTATGCCAATGTTGGGTTCACAAAGAAGGACCTAGATAATCACTTTCAAAGAACTCGTCGTGTAAAgctcattggtggggattccaatGCGACGATTAGCTATCTTCTTGGGAAAGCAGATGTCGACTCGATGGCCATGGCAAGGTACAGTGCTACTGATGAAGGTCGGCTGGCAAATTTAGTTTGAGCAGATGGCATTTGTAGGTCCGATTATCAGTGCTTTGGAGATGTGCTTGCATTCAATACAACCTATCGGAAGAATAAGTACAGAAGGCCATTGGTAATCTTCTCAGGTTGTAACCATCACTGCCAAACATATATATTTGGTTTTTCCTTGGTAAAGGACGAACAAATGGCAACATATACGTGGTTGTTGCAAAACTTTCTAGAAGTCATGCTGAACAAGTCTCCCAGTGTTGTGGTCACAGACGGTGACAAAGCAATGAAGGCAGCAATTCGAGAAATCTTCCCAGATGTAACTCACTGATTATGTGGTTGGCACATTCAGAAGAATGTAACGACgaacataaaaaacaaaaatttttccaACGACTTCAGAAGATGTTTGTATGCTCCATGGCATCCGGATGAATTTGAAGAATATTGGgagaatatgataaaaaaaatatgggTTGGAGGAAAATGAATGGGTTCTAAATGAATATTAGAGAAGAGGAAAAGTTGGGCAAGCGCTTACTTGAGGAATAAATTCTGTGCTAAATTTAGAACAACATCAAGGTGTGAGGCGATAAACAACTTCATCAAGATGTTTATTTGCATTCACCAAAGTCTTCTAGAGTTGGTCCAAAATCTTGAACATGCTCTTAGTGACTATAGAAACAATGAATTAGTTTCTCAATTTAAGACGTTGTATGGGGAGCCCGTTCTAACTACTGGGCTAGAAGCATTGGAGCTTTCTGCTGCCAATTTTTACACAAGGGAGATTCTTGGAGAAGTAAAAAATGAGATTTAAGGAGTAGTCGCATTAGATGTAATAAATGAGAAAAAGATATCAACCACTGTTGTGTCAAAAGTTAAGGAGTGTGACAGGAGGTAACATATTTATAACGTACTTTATGATCGCATACTGAGCATATGGAGTGTGAATGTAGTCAGTGGAGTAGTGAAGGCATTCCTTGCAGCCACATGTTTTGTGCAATGAAAAGTGTAGGTTTACAGAAGTTGCCAGATAGTCTTCTTTTGAGAAGATGGTCGAAGGATGCCAAGAAGTATCTGGATGAAAGTTCTGCTGGAGGCATTACGCAAGACAGAGAAAGAGAATTTTTAATGCGCTATGGCGCATTGTCAGTGGCAGCTACGTGGATAGTATTCTTAGGAGCTCAAGATGGTCCTTCTTTCCATGACACTATGAATGAAGTCTATCATTGGACCCAAACACTAGAAAAAAAGTCTGGCTTGAAAAGACAAACAAGAGATTCTACCACGCCAAACTTTGTTGGTGACCTTTCGGTGGTCAAGACAAAAGGAGCACCCAAGAGAAAAAAGGAGAGGGGGTAAACAGAGGTGCACTAAATGCAACAGTGCTGGTCATGTAAAGAATAAATGTCATGTGAGGAATGACGGTGACGATTTGGGGGATAAGACTGGTAGTGGTGCGTAAGCTAGCTTTGGTACCGAGGAGGTCAATGAGATACAATATTGCATTAGTTGTTACTTGAATTAAAATAAACCGGTGACCTCTATGTTGTAGTTATACTTGATAGAATTTTTGACTCCATGTATTATTTTTTCATAGGAGCTTTCCAAGGACCCTATAGCTTCTCAGTAGATATTAGCAGTGCCAAATACAAAAGTAAATGCACCTGTGCAGCAATAGTTTGGGCTAGGTGATTCAGGATTGATTAATGGCCATGAGACTCCCATCCCACCGTATGAAAGTCATTAGTGGCTATTACAGGTATAAATTTTAAGAGATGaataattgcattattgaaaCTTAGTGTTTTGGTAAGTTTTAAACTATTTGAAATCACATTATGATTCATTGAAGTCCTTTTTATTTCTCTCAAATTTGTTTGTGATGTGGAGAAAAGGTTGTACAACAAGCACATTATTCGAAGTTCAATGGGATGCAGTAGCATGTACTTGTATATACTCATGAGAGTATAGTTTAAGATGTTAGTTAAATTCTTGGATTTTAAATAATAGTGCTTTGAGGttgatataaatttataataattaaatttttagataTTTATCATAACTTGTCTTCGTTACACTCGGCTGAAATGTGCAGAAGGATTCAATAGTTTTGATTTATATAGTTAAAATCTTATTGATTCTTATTCATGCTAAAATTCAAAAGGGTCTCTTGTTGTTTCTTATTCATGCTAAAATGCATGCTAAAATTCTGTTTGATTTACGAAATGCATGGAAAAATTATTAAAACTATAATATACCTTCCATGGTTGATGTCTCGACAAGTATCAATCTGTGTGCTAAAGAAAAAGACGATTTGGAACCTGTGTTCTCTTCCTTATAAAAAGAGGGTATTGCAACTACCTCTTCCAGAGGGATCTCTGCAACAGTCCCATGATATCTCCAGAGGTGAAGCCATGCAATCCTTTGATCAGCAATATTTGCGTCGTCACCATGCTAAGAAATTAGTGATACAACTGGAAGAAGAAATACAGAAGGTATTTCTTGAATATTTATAGTATATTTGAAAAATGAAATTGACTTATTggaattatttttagataaaagaTTAATTTTCTGAACAAGAAAAGAGAATGGAGGACAAGAGATCCTCATGTAAAAGGAAACCAATGAAAGAAGACATTAAAGAGCAAAACTTTCCAATTTCTCGTCTTGGTTGAGGGTGAAATTCTCTCTAAAATATCATGTGCTTTGAATAAAAATTGTGTGACTTAACTAGCAGGTAAAAATCATAGCCAAAGATAGTAGAACTATTCCTCTTTTAAGATTTTTGTTTTGAGGCATTCTGGTTCAAAAGTCAGTAAGTAGCAAGAATTTTATGATCACATACCTCTAATATATCGCATTTATTAGTATTCTAGATTTAGAATACtatacataataatattatacctTGGATTTTGAAATATAAAAGAATCTCTCATAGAATAGGTTATGTTAATATTAGATAGAATaatgaaaaatttcaaaattagatAGAATTCTAAATAGATTAAATAATCGAATTCTAGAAATTCGATATTCCAATCGACTAATAACAACTACTAATTTGTTTCTGTTAGATTTTTATTGTTGGTTGTAATAGCATCTGAATTGGTTTTGTAGTAAAATATAAACAAAGCTAAGACAATTGAGACTTTGAGAGTGATTCCTTTTATATGAATACACTGTTAATTGTTGAATGCAGCTTCCAAAGCCGTTTAGTTTCATTTTCACATGGTTTGCCACTATTCCCCTCCTTGTGTGGTTGGCTCAGTTACTTACAAGTGCTATTATAAAGGAGTCCTTGATTTTAGAGAGACAAGAATTTCTGTAACACTATTTATATTTTGAGGTTATACCATACCATACCATACCATAAACTAAAGTAATTTGTTTTTTGAAGGGTCCCTATCCTAACTGTGGTACTGAAAATACTTAATTCTTTGGGACTATACTTTCTATTTCAAGTGGCGATTCCACCAATAAAGTCAAATGTGAAAAGTAAGTATAACACTACTTCACTTactcattttatataataatatttgttcatGATAGATAATTAGTCTGACAATCGAAATTAACATTATGCTCAGCTGTGGTACCGCATTAGTGTATGATTCAACTACAAGATTGATTACAATACCAAAAGGAAGTAGTTCCTAAGTGGAGTACGTGAAGATATATATAAGACACACAAATAGGTAGTGACTAATTTTATCAAGTCAGAAAACAGTGGTGATAAATCACTATTGTAATATGTGCCACCACTATCATACTTGAAAGCTTTAATTATATGAGCTTTGTGTAGCATATATTACCAAGAATTGTTCATACACCACTGGATGAAATAGTAAAGGATTATAACCAAAGGCATTTTAATTGGTTGGTGGCCTTCTCTCTCGTCATGGTCGTTATTGGCCGCTTTATTATAAAGTTCATTTTGATCGAAATGGGAGCGTAGTTACTTTTTATATTTCTTGATACCTACACAAGGATGTTTTGGTCAGCAGAATCACTGTACTATAATCCAGTTTAGCATTTTATAGTTGCAGCACCACACCATGTATATTTAGCACCACACCTttacttaattatatatatattcagtACTAACCTACATGTTTGTGTTGATGATGTGGCGAGTCATGACTCTGTCTGATAGATACATTGAGCATGGATCTCAGTAGGATCAAACTCAAGCAGCGGAGTTGAGTTCAAACCATATTACAGCTATTGCTTTGTCATTAACCAATGTTTTTTTGtgtgtattttaatattttttaactaaaatatcaCCTTATATTAACCAAATTATATCATATTACTTTCACatatatttttctacttttatcaGTGAATCCGCCAATAATGAGGTGTATACACCTTGGGTTGCTCTGTGTTCAGGTAAATGTTACTAACATACCAAAGTGAACTGTTCCATGAATCCTAAATTATTGTCTATAAATATCATCTCACGCCCcaaatttttaagataataaaacaaaaatcctAAGTGCAAGATATAAatcattataaataataaaaagatccATATATATTTAAATAGTCTAAAAGAAATAATTGCAAGATATAAAGATAGTTtgtattttaaagaaaaataaaatagtctaATTCAATCCATAACTCCTAATAAAAAAGGTAATAAAGTCCTAAGTTTGCATGATAGACTACTGCATTTTTTTTATTCCAGTCAGTGACAGCAAGCTCCACTATGATATCCCGCTTTGAGTTATTTTCGTCATTCACCAAATCCACAACCAGGCGCATCCTTGTGTAATCAGTAACAACCTACAGACAGTAACAACGATATCACATAATGGAATAAACATAACTTCATTAACAATGTTATTTTTCTTACCCATGTCTTATTACTGAGGCTCCAATAGCGATTGAGCTGCATCCATTGAGCGACCCAAATACCACAGTCATTCCTTTGCCACAATTCAATACACATATTAACAAAGGaatataacaaaataacaaaCAGACAGAAAATTGAATGTATACTTTGAAAAATGGTAAATATAAACTTACGATTTGGCAGATTATTGCGGGACGGCTGGTTCATTAAATTTATACTTTGAAAATTGAATGTTTCTAAAGGAAggtgtttcaccaaaattctTGTCAGACCAAAATTCTTGTCAGACAAAAATTTATGATAAACACAGTTATTTATAGAGATAACtaacaaagataacaaaaaatctattaatattcaaattaaatccaATTTTTTGTAAAGATATCGTAACAAATAACtaggatattttatttttttttcatttgatattcaaatttaaatttaagttcAAACTAGTATTTTTTTATCAAGATATTTTACTTTATAATTACGTTAATCCAAACTTGGAATAAATTGTTGTTGgtctttgattttaaaataattcaAACTTGGAAACTTTTAGATGTAAAGATTATGTCATGATGGTCAGTAGTTTTTATATTTGCTATTGTGGTTTcttatttcctttcttttttttattcatttattatattttcttttttttttgggtcaaatCCTCCAAATTCTCTATAACTTCAAAATAATACAAAACAAacgaattttttattaatataaatacaaatgGACTTATGCATGTCTATTTCATGACATGAAAGCGTATTTcacatcaattttatttttctaaattgttTATCATTGGAATAAAAAACGTATGGACATTCACTTCTTGTTATTTTCTtagtaaaagattaaaaaataaaaagtttttcttagcattgttgttggagtatatgattatattattaggAGAAAGTAAATATTCTCATTTATTACTATtatacttttttaaattatacaaatcatactataattttataaattatttatttttaaattataaattcatatTATTGTATTATTAATGAATAGTTTTTtcctattaatataaatattatgcaattattttatgaaagttagttaaaaattttttaccGAAAATATCTCTATAGAAAACTTAGCAACTTTGCAAATTTTGCATAATAAAATTATTGGAGCCTACGATTATACATTGACTCTAAGTCAAAAATACTTTGAGGAAGAGCCAATGACTTTTTATACCAAATTGGAAGAtacatcaaaaaaatatttatgaagatGGTCCAATTCCAAAAGTATTTATCTACACTTCTTTAACTattatgtatattaaaaaaataaaatctctcAAAATACCACTATCTTTGGTATAGAGAAATTAATGTCACTTAAATAAATGTAAAAGAGCTACAATGATTTTCGCCAAATTTCAGACGAAATTCATTCCGTCTGAATGACTTTTTAATTTTGGACAAATTTAAGACAAATGTCGAACAACTTTTAGTGGAGGCATTGAAATAATATGTTCTGTCCTAAAAAACTATAATTCATCCGTATTCCATCTGAATATGCACAATAACTTCAGACGAATTTGGGAcgtattttgaaaaatgttaattGTATCCCAAATTTATCTATAATTAGTCTAAAATTCTTTTACTATAGCTAATCTTTCGAAGTAGCTAAAATTTTTGCCTGCAGATTTGAtacaaaaataacattatttgtAAATTCcgtttgaaagtgcatcagttttcaaacaaatttcaaatgcttattgaaaaattttaatatttagtatacaactattgtatatatattaaattagtcTATGATTTATCCCAAATATTTTTActattccaaaataatttttttttaaataaccttAATTATATAACTTATGAAAAGGTACAATTTTTTGTTTCTAAGACTCAATTCCAAAACCTATTgatcaaaatatgaaataatcATCATAATAGTTAAcatctcatttattattatacatatttttgaaaattggattaaTATACAGGTACATTAGTATTTATTTATACACCCGTCTTTTAAAGCAactgaaatttttttctttacaaAATTAGTTTAATATGTTTTAACATTATTCATATATTAGGAACATTATTTTTTAATCCACACAaaagtatagaataaaataaaataaaagtgaaacCGAACAAAATTCGATAGAATACATATACGCTAGATTATactcatattttttgttattttgaagaACGTTATTTTTTGTTTCcaatttatccttttatttttttgttagatttaatcatatttatgggcatttttttattcttttatttttattatatttaatattgaaTTTTCAATACAAATTGTTATATACcatgttatatttaatttttattttttagttagctcatattattttttaatttattcttttcttactttaactttattttatgtcataaaaaagatctttattttcttttagtaccATATTAAGTTCACATTAATAAATGAGTTCAAATTATAGTTCAAAATCTATCCCAAAGATCATAACCTTAACTTATTAAACTGTTAACGGACCAAGTTACAATAACGTTTTATCTTGACTCAGTTACAAATCTGTAAACGAATCAAATTCAAGTTGTCACTACTatattaatactaaattaaagttGCATTAAATcgttagtattttattttagacttgttcctgattaaaaatattatctaaatttatttaacaatataatattgtatcataagTATCCTAACTAATAACAttaagcaaaaaaataataaattaaagaaattaattttCTTCTGCTACTTGGATTAATAGTTGGTGTAACAAATTTTTTGTAAGTATTAATGTAACAAATttactaccagaatgtcacgcttccggatgcgccactctgatagcaacaAATATTATGACgactttatatacttaatattaaaataaaagcctgtgactcgacaccgTATCGTTGATTTCTTAGAAAActgaaaataaatactttatcttaagaaaaaaaaaacaagcaggcatagattcatgtacaagacttcttacataatatcttatagtataatatacatataaaacatataactcctatccctcttacgaaattgtaataacaaagacgagggaagaaaataatctaattaatacaacaacattTAAACCAAACACATTATAATTCTTcataatgcttcttcatccggttcctaaaaaggtaaagctgtaggggatgagaacctaaccacacggtctcactacggagtttcagaattgtcataagaagatatttaataagaaaactgttttcaagctcagtgattatcattgccttatgaatcattttaaaaatcaatagctaatcgttcaaaacctttttaaTGAAACAATGTTTAACCTTTCAGAAATCCAAAACGtttctttttttataagaaaatctcaatcagaaaccaaccacgcaatcaatcaacacaattatcaattcagcaccaaagttcattctcaaatgtagcacaccaggacaaacacaggcaagacagacaaagAAAGCACATGTTTAGGTAGCAGTTTAGAACAGttttaacaattaggcaaaccaaaacagaATTCAAAcacaagcaaagcatacaaatacatatgatgcatgcctgtcctatggctaatgagctcatctgtcggttatctagccaacccaacaagtccgaaaaccttagactgtcctccGTCATgtatccccatgagtctatgcatagctttttctcatattcAAATATCAATTGCTCAATGGGAGTACCATTCCcggaaatttatacgtgcccggtcacccttacgacgtagggtcaacaaagtatcgaatatcaacctggagcaagtggtggcaagccagAGCATCTACCCAGAAAAATTCGTGTCttagataattcaaattcataagccacatgaataattcaaagattatatctcaacattctcaatctATATATCAACATTCTCAGCATTCTCAACATCATCACCATTCATCAATCCATATCTCGttttcaaattcattcaaaaacc contains:
- the LOC112805747 gene encoding protein FAR1-RELATED SEQUENCE 2-like, whose protein sequence is MDVDSEPLNSQDNVEDCMMTGVKENVNCTCDCGGTSSKCASVTADDIINQTFETSDAAYKLYVRYVRCLGFGVHKGDTTRGKDGTQCRRMFFCSKEGKRAEKYISSLSRKREHRALTRTGCEVMLAVYLDTKTSTWRVKKLVEKHNHDLGP